The Clostridium sporogenes region TCCTCAATATATAGTATTATAGCTTCCCTAAAAAATTCACTTCTTTTTTGGGAATCTTTTTTTATTATTTCATTTATTTCATTATAAAGTGTATTTGGAAGATTTATAACTACCTTCTTTTTATCCGCCATAAAATAATACCTCCTAATAAGGCTATGTAATACCTATAATTTAATTATAAAGTTTTAGGAATTTCAATGTCAAAGTTTATTTTAATACAATTATGTATTATTATGTAAATTACATATAAATATATTTTTATGTGAATTTTATATATAATTTACTACATTTATAATTTTGTTATTTTTCTTGTATACTCTAGGCACTCTCTTATTTACATTACATATAACTTCGTAGCTTATAGTGCCTATTTCTGCTGCTATATCTTCTGCAGTATAACTTACTCCATTTTCTTCTCCCATAATTGTAACCACATCTCCAACTTTTAAATTTTCTATAGAGGTTACATCTATCATACATTGATCCATACAAACTCTTCCTATCACTGGAGCAAGCTTACCATTAACTATGACTTTTCCTTTATTGCTTAATAATCTATTATATCCATCTGCATAACCTATAGGTAATGTAGCTATTATGCTTTCTCTCTCTGTTTTAAAAGTTCTACCATAACTTATATATTCTCCTGAAGATACCTTTTTTATGTGTACTATCCTAGTTTTTAAAGACATTACGGGCTTTAACTTCATATTGTTTCTTAATACATAATTAGATGGATAATATCCATACATTATAATACCTGCTCTTACTGCATCTAAATGGGTACTTTCTAAATCTATTATGGCTGCACTATTAGCAATATGCTTTATAGCTATACGAATATTTTTCTCTTCTAATTTATTTATAAATTTATTATATTTATTCATTTGATACAGTGTATAATCTTTATCTAACTCGTCTGCAGAAGAAAAATGAGAAAATACTCCTTCTATTTTAATATTAGGCAACTTACTTATTTTATATACTTCTTCCACACTTTCTTTTGTAGGTAAGAAACCAATTCTCCCCATACCCGTATCTACTACTATATGTATTTTTAATATTTTTCTTTTTTCCACTGCTATTCTAGATAGTTCTAAAGCATCATTATATGAGTAAACAGATTGTTCTATATCGTTATCTACAAGCATATCCCCTAAAACCCATGGTGTATAGCCTAGTATCATAATGGGCTCTTTTACTCCGCTCATTCTAAGCTCCATAGCCTCACTTAAAACTGCCACTGCTAATCTACTTACTCCATTTTCTAAAAGAGTAGGGGCTATTTCCATGGCTCCATGTCCATATGCATTAGCCTTTATAACCCCTATTATTTCTTTATTATCACATATTTTTTTTATTTGTTTTAAGTTATGTTGTAAATTATCTATATCAATTTCTGCCCATACTGCTCTTAAATTTCTAAACAAAATCTTCCCTGCTTTCTAAAATAAATTTTATAAGCTATCTGGATTAAATAATTTTTTATCCAAATTACTATTTGGTATAAAATTTGTATAATTTATAACTGCACTTTCATTATGTTTACTATCATATATTATTAATTTTTTAGGAATATTTTTTTCATCTTCTACAAATAATTCGGCTTTTACTGCATTTCTGTTATTTCCTGGTATAGTTAATGTTATTACCTCATATCTAAAATCTCCTTCATCTCTTAAATCAACTTTTATTTCCTCATTAGTGTATAAAAGACAAATATATTCCCCTATAAATGTTAATCTATAAAATTTATCAAATTCCTTATCTTTATTATACTTTACTCCATTAGCCAAATCCTTAACAAATATTTTATTATTTGTGTATAATAATATTCTATCTTTATTTAATTCAAATCTATAGCCTAATTCTTTATTATAAAATTGCTTTCCTTTATACTGAATTGTTTGTTTTTTATTTTTTATATTTATATCTACATCACAACTGTAACTTTCTAAATTTTTTAAATAATCTATACTATCCCCATACTCACTATTTTTATTGAAATGTATAAATAAAAATGTAGCTAAAATTATTGCAATAGCTGAACATAATACAAATAATTTTTTCATGTAAGGCCTCCTAAAATATTCCCTTATTATTTCATTAATAATATTATTCTTATTTTTATTTATATATTACTAAGTCCTTACAAAATACTTTTATATTATTTAAAATAAACCTTATTAAACTATTTATATTTTTTAATATAATTATGCATCTCAGCTATACTATTATATAATTTTAAAATTTAATAGTATATTAGTTTCATTATGTGTACTGTAATTCCTTTATAGCAAAAGGTATATAATCTAACACATGAGTAGCATTTACACAGAACATTTTTAAAGATAATTTTTCACCACAATATCCATGTAGATATGCTGCAAGATAAGCAGCATCTAATGGTTTATACCCCTGAGCTATAAAAGATGCTATTATTCCTGTTAAGCAATCTCCCATACCTCCAGATGCCATAGCACTGTTCCCTGTGGAATTTACAAATACTTCTTTACCATTTGTAATTATGGTGTTATATCCTTTTAAAAGTAATATAATTTTATTTTCTTTAGCAAATTCCTTAGCTAATTTCAATCTATTTTTTTTAATATAAGTTATGCCATAACCTGTTATTCTTGAAAATTCCCCTAAATGTGGAGTTAAAACTATTTGCCCCTTTGCCTTTTTTATTATATCCAAATTGTTTTCTAAGACATTTATACCATCAGCATCTATAACCATGGTTCCATTATAATCCCTTATTATTTTTCTTAACAGCTCCTCTGTGTTATTATTTTTACCCATACCTGGACCTATTGCTATACAACTGCTTTTTACCATAATACTTTTAACGTCCTCATAATTCTCATAATTTATAGTCATAGCTTCCTTTAATTTAGAGCTTAATATATCTTGAATATCATTAGATGTAGCCAAAGTTACAAGTCCTGTTCCACTTTTAACTACCGCTTCTGTACACAGGTAAGCGGCTCCTGAAAATCCTTTGCTTCCAGCTATAACTAATGCCTTACCAAAATCACCCTTATGTGCATATTTATTTCTTTCTTTAAAATTATTTTTAAACATATACTTATTAATAATATAAGAACCATTAGAAAACAAATCTAAAACTTCCCCAGGAATTCCTATGCTTTCAATTATGATATTTCCTAAATATTTATCTCTATCATAAGCTAAAAATCCTTCTTTATACATTTCAAAAGAAACTGTAGTATTAGCCTCTATACAAACCCCTTCTATTTCACCTGTATTAGCATTTAATCCAGAAGGTACATCTATGGCCAGTGTACTTTTGCTATTTTCATTTATTACAGATATAGTATCCTTATATATTCCCTCTATATTTCTACTAAGACCTATACCAAAAATAGCATCTAAAATCATATCACTTTTAATTACACTCTCTCTTAAATAATCTAAGTCTTCATAATCTCTTATAGTTTTAATATTTAAATTCATATTTTTTAATATATTATAATTTATTCTAAAATCCTTAGCACTGTTTTTACTCTTCTCAATTATAAATACTTCTACTTCTTTATTTAAACAATGCAAATGTCTTGCTACAGCTAACCCGTCTCCCCCATTATTACCTTTTCCACAAACTATAACAAACCTATTATTTAATTGTAAATCTATATTAGATACAACCTTTAATGCTGCATTTTCCATTAACACAATACTTGGTATACCTATATTTTCTATAGAATAATTATCTATTTTTTTAAAAGTTTCTGAAGAAGTTATTTTCATATAAATACCTCCAATAAAGCATAAGCTATAGCATATTCTTTTTCATGGGATATACTCAGATGAATTTTATAGGATTTTGATATTTTTGTTATTATATCTTCAGCTTTTGGTTTTAAAATAACCTGTGGTTTCCCTAATTCATTATTTATTATTTCTATATCTTTAAAACTAAAATCTCTAATTCCAGTACCTAAGGCCTTAGATATAGCCTCTTTTGCTGCAAATCTTCCTGCTATAAACTCTAGCTTAAAATTTTTCTTTTCCCAAAGATCCATCTCATCTTTGGTAAATAATTTGTTTGTAAAGTTTTTATTTCTAGTTATGGCTTTTTGTATTCTTCTAATTTCAGTAATATCTGTTCCAATACCGTAGATCAAATTATCATCACTTCCTTAAGTTATATTATATAACAAACTATTTATAAGTAAAAAAACACAAATTTAATAATTGGTTTGTTTTATAATAAAAATAAAGGATAAATAGTTAAAATCTATTACTATTTATCCTTATAAATTATATATAATTATTTCATTTGCACATAGAAGATGCATTTTTTAATACATTTTCATAATCAACTACATATTCATCTGCATACTCTCCTATTATGTCTATAAGATGAATAGGTGAAACTGTTTGTTCGTAAAGCATTTTTAATAAATTATGTACTTTATATCTATGAGGACTTATATGTCTTATGTTATTGCTTTCCGAATTTGTAAGTTGCTCTTTTTGAAAATCCTTTCTTATTATTTCTATGCCATAAGATTGAACTTTTATGTCTTCCTCTTGCCAAGAAATATACAAATCACTTTTTATAAGTTTGTAATAATATATATACTCCTTGTCTTCTAAGTTTTGACCTTTAATAAGATTTTCCAATACCACTTCCATAATACTATCCCCC contains the following coding sequences:
- the alr gene encoding alanine racemase, giving the protein MFRNLRAVWAEIDIDNLQHNLKQIKKICDNKEIIGVIKANAYGHGAMEIAPTLLENGVSRLAVAVLSEAMELRMSGVKEPIMILGYTPWVLGDMLVDNDIEQSVYSYNDALELSRIAVEKRKILKIHIVVDTGMGRIGFLPTKESVEEVYKISKLPNIKIEGVFSHFSSADELDKDYTLYQMNKYNKFINKLEEKNIRIAIKHIANSAAIIDLESTHLDAVRAGIIMYGYYPSNYVLRNNMKLKPVMSLKTRIVHIKKVSSGEYISYGRTFKTERESIIATLPIGYADGYNRLLSNKGKVIVNGKLAPVIGRVCMDQCMIDVTSIENLKVGDVVTIMGEENGVSYTAEDIAAEIGTISYEVICNVNKRVPRVYKKNNKIINVVNYI
- a CDS encoding germination lipoprotein GerS-related protein yields the protein MKKLFVLCSAIAIILATFLFIHFNKNSEYGDSIDYLKNLESYSCDVDINIKNKKQTIQYKGKQFYNKELGYRFELNKDRILLYTNNKIFVKDLANGVKYNKDKEFDKFYRLTFIGEYICLLYTNEEIKVDLRDEGDFRYEVITLTIPGNNRNAVKAELFVEDEKNIPKKLIIYDSKHNESAVINYTNFIPNSNLDKKLFNPDSL
- a CDS encoding NAD(P)H-hydrate dehydratase, which produces MKITSSETFKKIDNYSIENIGIPSIVLMENAALKVVSNIDLQLNNRFVIVCGKGNNGGDGLAVARHLHCLNKEVEVFIIEKSKNSAKDFRINYNILKNMNLNIKTIRDYEDLDYLRESVIKSDMILDAIFGIGLSRNIEGIYKDTISVINENSKSTLAIDVPSGLNANTGEIEGVCIEANTTVSFEMYKEGFLAYDRDKYLGNIIIESIGIPGEVLDLFSNGSYIINKYMFKNNFKERNKYAHKGDFGKALVIAGSKGFSGAAYLCTEAVVKSGTGLVTLATSNDIQDILSSKLKEAMTINYENYEDVKSIMVKSSCIAIGPGMGKNNNTEELLRKIIRDYNGTMVIDADGINVLENNLDIIKKAKGQIVLTPHLGEFSRITGYGITYIKKNRLKLAKEFAKENKIILLLKGYNTIITNGKEVFVNSTGNSAMASGGMGDCLTGIIASFIAQGYKPLDAAYLAAYLHGYCGEKLSLKMFCVNATHVLDYIPFAIKELQYT
- the acpS gene encoding holo-ACP synthase gives rise to the protein MIYGIGTDITEIRRIQKAITRNKNFTNKLFTKDEMDLWEKKNFKLEFIAGRFAAKEAISKALGTGIRDFSFKDIEIINNELGKPQVILKPKAEDIITKISKSYKIHLSISHEKEYAIAYALLEVFI
- a CDS encoding DUF6514 family protein; amino-acid sequence: MEVVLENLIKGQNLEDKEYIYYYKLIKSDLYISWQEEDIKVQSYGIEIIRKDFQKEQLTNSESNNIRHISPHRYKVHNLLKMLYEQTVSPIHLIDIIGEYADEYVVDYENVLKNASSMCK